Proteins from a single region of Candidatus Amarolinea dominans:
- a CDS encoding thiamine ABC transporter substrate-binding protein, producing the protein MLKQFLPTSLLAVLLVVLTVAACAPATTPPGTSGPAPRILTIMTHDSFAASEAIIKQFEAANNATVKILKANDAGSALNQAILSKGNPLADVFFGVDNTFLSRALNSGIFEPYPSPLLADIPADLQLDPEFRLLPVDFGFVCLNYDKQWFADKQIPAPQTLEDLVKPAYKGLLVVENPATSSPGLAFLLASIAHFGPDNYLAWWQGLRANDVLVSDGWEDAYYTQFSGSSGKGPRPLVVSYATSPAAEVYFSEGALTTPLTGNILPAGASFRQIEFAGILKGTPNRDLAAKWIDFMLSPAFQEDIPLQMFVYPANRTARLPDLFQQFALLPETPASLPAETISQQREAWLDAWTTAVLR; encoded by the coding sequence ATGCTCAAGCAATTTTTACCGACCTCCCTGCTCGCCGTCCTGCTGGTCGTGCTGACCGTTGCGGCCTGTGCGCCCGCAACAACCCCGCCAGGCACATCGGGGCCTGCCCCGCGCATCCTGACCATCATGACCCATGACAGCTTTGCCGCCAGTGAAGCCATCATCAAGCAGTTCGAGGCAGCCAACAACGCCACCGTGAAAATCCTGAAGGCCAACGACGCCGGCAGTGCGCTCAACCAGGCCATCCTGAGCAAGGGCAACCCGCTGGCCGATGTCTTCTTCGGCGTGGACAACACCTTCCTCAGCCGTGCGCTGAACAGCGGCATCTTCGAGCCGTACCCATCCCCGCTTCTGGCCGACATCCCCGCCGATCTGCAGCTCGACCCGGAGTTCCGTCTACTGCCGGTTGACTTTGGCTTCGTCTGCCTGAATTACGACAAGCAGTGGTTTGCTGACAAGCAGATCCCTGCGCCGCAGACGCTGGAAGACCTGGTCAAACCGGCATACAAGGGGTTACTGGTGGTCGAAAATCCGGCTACTTCCTCGCCAGGCCTGGCCTTTCTGCTGGCCAGTATCGCACATTTTGGTCCGGACAACTACCTGGCCTGGTGGCAGGGATTGCGCGCCAACGACGTGTTAGTCAGCGACGGCTGGGAGGACGCGTACTACACGCAGTTCAGCGGCAGCAGCGGCAAAGGCCCGCGCCCCCTCGTCGTCAGCTATGCCACCAGCCCGGCCGCCGAGGTCTATTTCAGCGAAGGCGCGTTGACAACGCCGCTCACCGGCAACATTCTGCCCGCCGGCGCCAGCTTCCGCCAGATCGAATTCGCCGGCATCCTCAAGGGCACGCCCAACCGTGACCTGGCCGCCAAGTGGATTGACTTCATGCTCAGCCCGGCCTTCCAGGAGGACATTCCCTTGCAGATGTTCGTCTACCCCGCCAACCGCACGGCCAGGCTGCCCGATCTTTTTCAACAGTTTGCCCTGCTACCAGAGACGCCCGCCAGCCTGCCCGCGGAGACGATCAGCCAGCAGCGCGAGGCCTGGCTTGACGCGTGGACGACCGCGGTGCTGAGGTAG
- the meaB gene encoding methylmalonyl Co-A mutase-associated GTPase MeaB, translating into MNQSPTELVAQLCQGNRRALARTITLIETGGAAAHELLTRLYPFTGQATVIGVTGSPGTGKSTLVNAVAKVYRQQGKTVGIVAVDPTSPFTGGALLGDRVRMRDLSGDPGIFIRSMATRGSLGGLARATADVILALDAAGFERVLVETVGVGQAEVEIASTAHTTIVVEAPGMGDEVQAIKAGVLEIADVFAVNKADREGSDRTVMALRMMLGIAPEEVRGISHHGQLLTIETPSRQRAVAWEPPIIKTVALQDQGILELVAAVEQHRAFLIQSDLWGARERVRAASELESIVRRRLLQKLAQLIPQGSLQELVDQIARRVLDPYTAAEQLLAALA; encoded by the coding sequence ATGAACCAATCGCCCACTGAGCTTGTCGCGCAACTGTGCCAGGGCAACCGCCGCGCGCTGGCGCGTACCATCACCCTGATCGAAACCGGCGGCGCGGCCGCCCATGAGCTGCTGACGCGCCTCTACCCGTTCACCGGCCAGGCGACCGTCATCGGTGTAACCGGCTCGCCCGGTACGGGCAAGAGCACCCTGGTCAACGCCGTGGCTAAGGTTTACCGTCAGCAAGGCAAAACCGTGGGTATCGTGGCGGTTGACCCCACCAGCCCGTTCACCGGCGGCGCGCTGTTGGGCGACCGCGTGCGCATGCGCGACCTGAGCGGCGATCCCGGTATCTTCATCCGCTCCATGGCGACGCGCGGCAGCCTGGGCGGCCTGGCCCGCGCCACGGCCGATGTCATCCTCGCGCTGGACGCGGCCGGCTTCGAGCGTGTGTTGGTGGAGACGGTTGGGGTTGGTCAGGCTGAGGTGGAAATTGCCAGCACCGCGCACACCACCATCGTGGTGGAGGCGCCGGGCATGGGCGATGAAGTGCAGGCCATCAAGGCGGGGGTGCTCGAAATCGCCGATGTCTTCGCGGTGAACAAGGCGGATCGCGAAGGCTCCGACCGCACGGTGATGGCGTTGAGGATGATGCTCGGCATCGCCCCGGAAGAGGTGCGTGGCATTTCACACCACGGCCAGTTGCTGACCATCGAAACGCCGAGCAGGCAGCGCGCCGTGGCCTGGGAGCCGCCCATCATCAAGACTGTTGCTCTGCAGGACCAGGGGATCCTCGAACTGGTGGCCGCAGTGGAACAGCATCGCGCCTTCCTGATCCAGAGTGACCTGTGGGGCGCGCGTGAGCGTGTGCGGGCTGCCAGCGAATTGGAAAGCATTGTGCGCCGGCGCCTGCTGCAGAAACTGGCCCAACTCATCCCGCAGGGATCGCTGCAAGAACTTGTTGACCAGATCGCGCGCCGCGTGCTCGACCCGTACACCGCGGCCGAGCAGTTGCTGGCCGCGCTCGCCTGA
- a CDS encoding ribose-phosphate pyrophosphokinase, translating into MAGLSMYGKMAVFSGSASPPLANAICRFLRLKEAPDFRLGQAEITKFANGNTFCKLDESVRGKDVFLIQSTSAPTNDNVMELLIFLDTLRRDSAGRITAVLPFYGYGRTDKKDQPRVPITARLVADLITVAGADRFVTVDLHAGQIQGFFTIPTDELTALYPLVDHFARLQIPNLVVVSPDVGGVRRARNFAERLSQKLCFAATGSVTTSDPEIQDRFAVPLAVIEKRRSLDGKQTEMFELIGDVENKNVIVVDDEIDTAGTLCKAGAFLPNRGAIEVYACATHAVLSDAAAVNLRDSVFKQVVVADTVAIPSEKSEIIGCKLVVVSVAEMLADVILRTHNGESVGALFDKWDALDHNLPDSGIA; encoded by the coding sequence ATGGCCGGACTGAGCATGTACGGCAAAATGGCCGTCTTTTCGGGCAGCGCCAGTCCCCCGCTCGCTAACGCCATCTGTCGCTTCCTGCGACTCAAGGAGGCCCCCGATTTCAGGCTGGGCCAAGCCGAGATTACTAAGTTCGCCAATGGGAACACCTTTTGTAAACTCGACGAAAGCGTGCGCGGCAAAGATGTCTTCCTCATCCAATCTACCTCCGCGCCCACCAATGACAACGTGATGGAGCTGTTGATCTTTCTGGACACGCTGCGCCGCGATTCAGCCGGTCGCATCACGGCGGTGCTGCCCTTCTACGGCTATGGGCGCACCGACAAGAAGGATCAGCCCCGCGTGCCGATTACGGCGAGGCTGGTAGCGGATCTGATTACCGTGGCCGGCGCCGATCGTTTTGTGACGGTGGATTTGCACGCCGGCCAGATTCAGGGCTTCTTCACGATTCCAACCGATGAGCTGACCGCGCTCTATCCGTTGGTGGATCATTTCGCGCGCCTGCAGATTCCCAACCTGGTTGTCGTCTCACCGGACGTGGGCGGCGTGCGCCGGGCGCGCAACTTCGCCGAACGGCTTTCTCAAAAGCTGTGCTTTGCCGCCACCGGCAGCGTCACCACATCTGATCCTGAGATTCAGGATCGGTTCGCTGTGCCGCTGGCCGTGATCGAAAAACGGCGTTCTCTCGATGGCAAACAGACCGAGATGTTCGAGTTGATCGGCGATGTGGAGAACAAAAACGTCATCGTTGTGGACGATGAGATTGACACCGCAGGAACATTGTGCAAGGCTGGCGCCTTTCTTCCTAACAGAGGCGCCATTGAAGTCTATGCCTGCGCTACCCATGCCGTTTTATCTGATGCTGCTGCGGTCAACCTGCGCGATTCGGTCTTCAAGCAGGTGGTGGTGGCCGATACGGTTGCCATTCCGTCTGAGAAGTCTGAAATCATCGGTTGCAAGTTGGTGGTGGTTTCGGTGGCCGAAATGCTGGCCGATGTCATTCTGCGCACGCATAACGGTGAATCTGTCGGCGCCCTGTTCGACAAATGGGATGCGCTGGATCACAACCTGCCAGACAGCGGCATCGCCTGA
- a CDS encoding preprotein translocase subunit SecA translates to MFKKLLTRVMGDPNEREVRSLQPIIDEINQLENEMKARSDADLRGQTEEFRRRVAAETAALAQEAAEAREAYLQETDTSAQQGLRAEWEAAVKAVKAGEREVLDAILPTAFAAVREAARRTIGLRHYDVQLIGGIVLHQGKIAEMRTGEGKTLVATLPLYLNALARHGAHLVTPNDYLSKIGAQWMGPVYSLLGVSVGVIQSAAANPDLGSFVYDHTFQSADDRYQFLRPVSRRAAYEADVTYGTNNEFGFDYLRDNMIFASEEAAQNELHFAIVDEVDNILIDEARTPLIISGQAQESSDLYRIFAGLVKRLRLNEDYLVEEKERVVTLTEEGVNKIEGWLGIDNLYSAEHFEKTPYLDNALRAHVLYSVDRDYIVKDGEVIIVDEFTGRLMHGRRFSEGPHQAIEGKEGVRVQRESLTLATITFQNFFRMYHKLAGMTGTAATEAEEFSKIYQLDVTMIPTNIEYRAKQGELTTRTEKVGGADLVTYEAPATGDRYFKRLDSPDLIYKNQEAKFRAVVKDVAEMHKQGRPVLVGTVAIETSEMLASMLKRHGVPHSVLNAKQHEREAIIIAQAGRPGNVTIATNMAGRGVDILLGGNAEGMARDHLRKQGHDLINLEPGMWEQALAEAEAEVKRNRQVVWELGGLHVIGTERHEARRIDNQLRGRAARQGDPGSSRFYLSLSDDLMRRFGGENVASLMNRLGVEDDMPIEHNLVSKTIANAQVRVEGFNFDIRKHVLEYDDVVNKQREIIYDQRRQILTKSTMRPTILGMVENDLTAVVKSFTSGQDPADWDITALHQTVIGIMPVPDTAADWQAMAPDELTDRLCELAEQTYDAKEAELGAEWMRHAERHVMLSVVDHRWQRHLTDLDQLREGIGLRAFAQVEPLLAYKKEAFEMYQGLMADIQHDIVRAIFHVQQARPEPVRRVQQLQTNRQEGEARPVRRSGSTIGRNDPCWCGSGKKYKQCHMASDHESGATPGGPPAPAPAAVKARPAAPVKRARR, encoded by the coding sequence ATGTTCAAGAAACTACTGACGAGGGTGATGGGCGATCCGAACGAACGCGAGGTGCGGAGCCTGCAGCCCATCATTGACGAGATCAATCAACTCGAAAACGAGATGAAGGCGCGCAGCGACGCTGACTTGCGCGGCCAGACGGAGGAATTCCGTCGCCGGGTGGCAGCCGAGACCGCGGCCCTGGCCCAAGAGGCAGCGGAGGCGCGCGAGGCGTATCTGCAGGAAACCGATACCAGCGCGCAGCAGGGTCTCCGTGCCGAATGGGAGGCAGCGGTGAAGGCGGTGAAGGCTGGCGAACGCGAGGTGCTGGATGCCATCCTGCCGACCGCGTTTGCGGCGGTGCGCGAAGCGGCCCGGCGCACGATCGGCCTGCGTCACTATGATGTGCAACTGATCGGCGGTATCGTGCTGCACCAGGGCAAGATCGCCGAGATGCGCACCGGCGAAGGCAAGACGCTGGTGGCCACGCTGCCGCTGTATCTCAACGCGCTGGCCAGGCACGGCGCCCACCTGGTGACGCCCAACGATTATCTGTCAAAGATCGGCGCCCAATGGATGGGCCCTGTTTATAGTCTGCTCGGCGTCAGCGTGGGCGTCATTCAGTCGGCCGCGGCCAACCCTGACCTGGGTTCCTTCGTCTATGACCATACATTTCAGTCGGCCGATGATCGCTATCAGTTCTTGCGACCGGTCAGCCGGCGCGCAGCCTACGAGGCTGATGTCACCTATGGCACGAACAACGAGTTTGGCTTTGATTATCTGCGCGACAACATGATCTTCGCCAGCGAAGAAGCCGCGCAGAACGAACTGCACTTTGCCATCGTAGACGAGGTGGATAATATCCTGATTGACGAAGCGCGCACGCCGCTGATCATCTCCGGCCAGGCGCAAGAGTCGTCCGACCTGTACCGCATCTTTGCCGGGCTGGTGAAACGCTTGCGTCTCAACGAAGATTACCTGGTTGAAGAAAAAGAGCGCGTGGTCACCCTGACCGAAGAAGGCGTCAACAAGATCGAGGGCTGGCTGGGAATTGACAACCTGTACTCGGCCGAGCATTTCGAAAAAACGCCCTACCTGGACAACGCCCTGCGTGCGCATGTGCTGTACAGCGTTGACCGCGACTACATCGTCAAGGATGGCGAAGTCATCATTGTGGATGAGTTCACCGGGCGCTTGATGCATGGGCGGCGATTCTCAGAGGGCCCGCACCAGGCGATCGAAGGCAAAGAAGGGGTGCGCGTGCAGCGTGAGAGCCTGACCCTGGCGACGATCACCTTCCAGAATTTCTTCCGCATGTACCATAAGCTGGCCGGTATGACCGGTACAGCGGCGACGGAAGCAGAGGAATTCTCCAAGATTTATCAGCTCGATGTGACGATGATCCCTACAAACATCGAATATCGCGCCAAGCAGGGCGAATTGACCACCCGAACCGAAAAAGTCGGTGGCGCGGACTTGGTCACCTACGAGGCCCCCGCCACCGGCGATCGCTATTTCAAGCGCTTGGACTCACCCGACCTGATCTACAAGAACCAGGAAGCCAAGTTCAGGGCCGTGGTGAAAGATGTGGCCGAGATGCACAAGCAAGGACGGCCGGTCCTGGTGGGCACGGTTGCCATCGAAACCTCGGAAATGCTGGCGTCCATGCTCAAGCGCCATGGTGTGCCGCACAGCGTGCTCAACGCCAAGCAGCATGAGCGCGAAGCCATCATCATTGCGCAGGCCGGGCGCCCGGGCAATGTGACCATTGCCACCAACATGGCCGGTCGCGGGGTTGACATTCTGCTGGGCGGCAATGCTGAAGGCATGGCACGCGACCATCTGCGCAAGCAAGGCCATGATCTGATCAACCTGGAGCCGGGCATGTGGGAACAAGCGCTGGCGGAAGCCGAGGCGGAAGTCAAGCGGAATCGGCAAGTGGTATGGGAGTTGGGCGGTCTGCACGTGATCGGCACCGAACGTCATGAGGCGCGGCGCATTGACAATCAGTTGCGAGGGCGTGCGGCCCGCCAGGGCGACCCGGGGTCCTCGCGCTTTTATCTTTCGCTGAGCGATGATCTGATGCGTCGCTTTGGCGGGGAGAATGTAGCCAGCCTGATGAATCGGCTGGGCGTCGAAGATGACATGCCGATCGAGCACAACCTGGTGAGCAAGACCATCGCCAACGCCCAGGTGCGCGTGGAAGGTTTCAACTTCGACATTCGCAAGCATGTGCTCGAATACGATGATGTGGTCAACAAGCAGCGCGAGATCATCTACGATCAGCGCCGGCAGATTCTGACCAAGTCCACGATGCGCCCCACCATCCTCGGCATGGTCGAAAACGATCTAACAGCAGTTGTCAAGTCGTTTACGTCAGGACAGGATCCTGCGGACTGGGACATCACCGCACTGCATCAAACGGTGATCGGCATCATGCCTGTGCCGGATACTGCGGCGGACTGGCAGGCAATGGCGCCAGATGAGCTGACCGACCGCCTGTGTGAGTTAGCCGAGCAGACGTATGACGCCAAAGAGGCCGAACTGGGCGCCGAGTGGATGCGTCACGCGGAACGCCATGTCATGCTGAGCGTTGTAGATCATCGCTGGCAGCGGCACCTGACCGACCTGGACCAATTGCGCGAAGGCATTGGCTTGCGCGCCTTTGCCCAGGTTGAGCCACTCCTCGCCTATAAGAAAGAGGCGTTCGAGATGTACCAGGGGTTGATGGCGGACATTCAGCACGACATCGTGCGCGCCATTTTCCACGTGCAGCAAGCCAGGCCCGAACCGGTGCGGCGGGTGCAACAACTGCAGACCAACCGCCAGGAGGGTGAAGCCCGCCCTGTGCGGCGCAGCGGCAGCACGATCGGCCGCAACGATCCGTGCTGGTGCGGCAGTGGCAAGAAGTACAAGCAATGTCACATGGCAAGCGACCACGAAAGCGGCGCAACGCCAGGCGGCCCGCCGGCGCCGGCGCCAGCGGCGGTGAAGGCGCGACCGGCCGCGCCGGTCAAACGGGCGAGACGCTAG
- a CDS encoding thiamine diphosphokinase gives MRAIIVAGSPEVIRPPGLRPQPGDLVIGADLGAAHCLRWGWRPSLVIGDLDSLPAAAQVVLAAQGSPFIIMPTRKDETDLELALNHALQAGATIIVIVGVLGGRIDHTLANLLLLTRVDLAALDVCMVDGSQSVRLLRPGHPLTIAGQPGDTLSLIPIGGDATGVTAHHVEWPLTAATLPLGVARGVSNVLCGPSAELYIEHGLLLVVHITKNASI, from the coding sequence ATGCGAGCCATTATCGTTGCCGGCAGCCCGGAGGTCATACGACCACCTGGGCTACGGCCCCAACCGGGTGACCTGGTTATTGGCGCGGACCTGGGCGCCGCGCACTGCCTGCGCTGGGGTTGGCGGCCCAGCCTGGTGATCGGCGACCTGGATTCGCTGCCGGCAGCTGCACAAGTCGTCCTGGCTGCTCAGGGCAGCCCATTCATCATCATGCCCACCCGCAAGGATGAGACCGACCTGGAGCTGGCCTTGAACCACGCGCTGCAGGCCGGCGCCACCATCATCGTCATCGTCGGTGTACTGGGCGGCCGCATTGATCATACCCTGGCCAATCTTCTCCTCCTCACCCGCGTTGATCTGGCCGCGCTGGATGTCTGCATGGTGGACGGCAGCCAAAGCGTGCGTCTCTTGCGACCTGGGCATCCGCTCACTATCGCCGGCCAGCCCGGCGACACTCTGTCCCTCATTCCAATCGGCGGTGATGCCACGGGGGTCACCGCGCACCACGTTGAATGGCCGCTGACTGCGGCGACCCTGCCCCTGGGCGTGGCACGTGGCGTCAGCAATGTGCTGTGCGGCCCCTCCGCTGAACTTTACATCGAGCACGGTCTCTTGCTCGTTGTACACATCACAAAGAATGCATCAATCTAA
- a CDS encoding S1 RNA-binding domain-containing protein — translation MENLDLSPTLTAEQEVPQAENVNPMAELMDSSFGFEPLSSGSVRKGIIVRMSPTEILVDIGAKSEGIISDRELERVGKEALAQLTVGDEILVYVVRPEDEEGHVVLSFSRAQQERDWLKAEELLKSQEVFEGLVAGFNRGGVTIKVGRLRGFVPTSQLVSVQAMSQESASDNLEARLADLVGKKLRLKVVELDQKRNRLILSERQANRDWRKQAKERLLSELKKGDKCSGIVTSMSDFGAFIDLGGADGLVHLSEITWGHINHPGEALKVGQRVEAYVLNVDMDRRRIGLSLRRLQPEPWSVVHERYAVGQLVDATVTKLTNFGAFARLDDGIEGLIHLSELSDKRVGHARDILREGQRMRLRIIRIDPQRRRIGLSLKQAPEEEYTEMDWREQLAEMDDEQVTTEDSLETEN, via the coding sequence ATGGAAAACCTCGATTTATCGCCCACGTTGACTGCCGAACAGGAGGTGCCACAGGCCGAAAACGTTAATCCAATGGCCGAGTTGATGGATAGTTCGTTTGGGTTTGAGCCGCTGTCGAGTGGCTCCGTGCGCAAGGGAATTATCGTCCGTATGTCGCCAACCGAGATTCTCGTAGACATTGGCGCCAAGTCCGAAGGAATCATTTCTGATCGCGAACTGGAACGCGTGGGCAAGGAAGCGCTTGCCCAGCTCACCGTTGGCGATGAGATTTTGGTCTACGTCGTTCGCCCAGAGGATGAAGAAGGTCATGTGGTCTTGTCGTTTAGCCGTGCCCAGCAAGAACGCGATTGGCTCAAGGCTGAAGAGCTGTTGAAGAGCCAGGAAGTGTTCGAAGGTCTGGTTGCAGGTTTCAACCGCGGTGGTGTCACCATCAAAGTTGGCCGGCTGCGCGGCTTCGTCCCCACATCGCAATTGGTTTCCGTGCAAGCCATGTCCCAGGAGAGCGCCAGCGATAACCTGGAAGCACGCCTGGCCGACCTGGTCGGCAAGAAACTCAGGCTCAAGGTCGTTGAACTGGATCAAAAACGCAACCGACTGATCCTGTCTGAACGCCAGGCCAATCGCGATTGGCGTAAGCAGGCCAAAGAACGCCTGCTGTCTGAATTGAAAAAGGGTGATAAATGCAGCGGCATCGTCACCAGTATGTCCGATTTCGGCGCCTTCATTGATTTGGGCGGCGCCGATGGCCTGGTGCATCTATCGGAGATCACCTGGGGTCATATCAATCATCCCGGCGAGGCCTTGAAGGTGGGGCAGCGGGTCGAAGCTTACGTTCTCAATGTGGACATGGATCGCCGGCGCATCGGCCTGAGCCTGCGCCGCTTGCAACCAGAACCCTGGAGCGTGGTGCATGAGCGCTACGCGGTGGGGCAACTGGTGGACGCGACGGTCACCAAGCTGACAAACTTCGGCGCCTTCGCCCGCCTGGATGACGGCATCGAAGGCTTGATCCATCTATCGGAACTCTCCGACAAACGCGTCGGCCATGCGCGCGACATCTTGCGCGAGGGCCAGCGCATGAGACTGCGGATCATTCGCATTGACCCCCAACGCCGGCGCATCGGCCTCAGCCTCAAGCAAGCGCCCGAGGAAGAATACACGGAAATGGACTGGCGCGAGCAACTGGCTGAAATGGATGACGAGCAAGTCACCACCGAAGACAGTCTCGAGACTGAAAACTAG
- a CDS encoding ATP-dependent Clp protease ATP-binding subunit produces the protein MADKFDRFTKRARRVLQLAHDEAQRLNHNYVGTEHLLLGLVREENGVAVKVLGELGVETNHVVRAVERTVGRGDRPITGKPILAPRTKRVIELAVDEARLLGHHYIGTEHLLLGLVREGDGIAVNVLRSLGVSLDKVRTQTARSLLQSQTQITKEKQKTERKTPMLDQLGMDLTAQAEEGKLDRVIGREKEIERVIQILCRRTKNNPALIGEPGVGKTAIVEGLAQRIVAGNVPELLLDKRVLTLDVGSLVAGTMYRGQFEERLKKVIEEIKHSANILFIDEVHMLVGAGSAGSSVDAANILKPALSRGELQCIGATTLDEYRRYIEGDAALERRFQPVQVFEPTIEETVEILRGVKGAYEAHHKLEITEDAIHAAATLAARYVVDRFLPDKAIDVIDEAASRVRMYKAPFARSLRETFVSLRSLQKEKDAALNTQRYDEAIDLHYREVEMGHELDQLRMGWEDVDNRPKVGAEDIAEVVSMWTGIPLMRIAGEESARLLEMERELHQRVVGQQEAIEAVSKAVRRARAGLKDPKRPIASLIFLGPTGVGKTLLAKTLAEFLFGSDEALIKLDMSEFMERHNVSRLVGAPPGYIGYEEGGQLTEAVRRRPYSVILLDEIEKAHTEVFNMLLQIMEDGHLSDAKGRRVDFRNTIIIMTSNVGAQLIKRATSLGFIPNRDEEKKVEDEYQSMRERVTADLKKTFRPEFLNRIDGVMVFRALTKPQITDIVDLEMKRVHWQLSEHNITLQVSEATKEFIVNIGYDPDYGARPLRRAIQNLLDDPLSEGVLAGRFGPGDCVLADYNPETKQIEFKVIASTPALPSVLDDLVIEQLLEPVLA, from the coding sequence ATGGCAGACAAGTTCGATCGGTTTACCAAGCGCGCACGTCGTGTGCTGCAATTAGCGCACGATGAAGCGCAGCGCCTGAATCACAATTACGTCGGCACCGAGCACCTGCTGTTAGGCCTGGTGCGCGAAGAAAACGGCGTCGCCGTCAAGGTATTGGGGGAGCTGGGCGTGGAGACCAACCATGTGGTGCGCGCCGTCGAGCGCACCGTGGGCCGTGGCGATCGCCCAATCACCGGCAAACCCATCCTGGCCCCCCGCACTAAGCGCGTGATTGAACTGGCCGTTGATGAAGCACGCCTGTTGGGGCATCATTACATCGGCACCGAACACCTCCTCCTGGGCCTCGTGCGTGAAGGTGACGGCATCGCAGTCAATGTGCTGCGCAGCCTGGGCGTTAGCCTGGACAAGGTGCGCACCCAGACCGCACGCAGTCTCCTGCAAAGCCAAACTCAGATCACCAAAGAAAAACAGAAAACCGAACGCAAGACGCCCATGCTCGATCAACTGGGCATGGACTTGACCGCGCAAGCCGAAGAAGGCAAACTCGATCGGGTCATTGGCCGGGAGAAAGAGATCGAGCGCGTCATTCAGATTCTGTGCCGACGTACCAAGAACAACCCGGCACTCATCGGCGAACCAGGCGTGGGCAAGACGGCCATCGTCGAGGGCCTGGCCCAGCGCATCGTGGCAGGCAACGTGCCAGAGTTGCTGCTCGACAAACGCGTGCTCACGCTCGATGTCGGTTCCCTGGTGGCCGGCACCATGTACCGCGGCCAGTTCGAAGAACGACTCAAGAAGGTGATCGAAGAGATCAAGCACAGCGCCAACATCCTCTTCATTGACGAAGTACACATGCTCGTTGGCGCCGGCTCGGCCGGCAGCTCAGTGGATGCCGCCAATATCCTCAAACCGGCCCTGTCACGCGGGGAATTACAGTGCATTGGCGCCACCACGCTCGATGAATACCGCCGCTACATCGAAGGTGACGCCGCGTTGGAACGGCGCTTCCAGCCGGTGCAGGTATTCGAGCCAACCATCGAAGAGACGGTTGAGATTCTGCGCGGGGTCAAGGGCGCCTACGAGGCCCATCACAAACTGGAAATCACTGAAGACGCCATCCACGCCGCAGCCACGTTGGCGGCGCGCTATGTGGTGGACCGCTTCTTGCCCGATAAGGCCATTGATGTCATTGATGAGGCGGCCAGCCGCGTGCGCATGTATAAGGCGCCCTTTGCGCGCAGCCTGCGCGAGACCTTCGTCAGCCTGAGGTCCCTGCAGAAAGAAAAAGACGCAGCCCTGAACACGCAGCGCTATGATGAAGCCATTGACCTGCATTACCGCGAGGTGGAGATGGGGCATGAGCTTGACCAGTTGCGCATGGGCTGGGAAGATGTGGACAACCGCCCCAAGGTCGGGGCCGAAGACATTGCCGAGGTCGTTTCGATGTGGACCGGCATCCCGCTGATGCGCATCGCCGGCGAAGAATCGGCGCGCCTGCTCGAAATGGAACGCGAACTGCACCAGCGCGTCGTGGGGCAGCAAGAGGCCATCGAAGCGGTCAGCAAGGCTGTGCGCCGCGCACGCGCCGGGCTGAAGGACCCCAAACGCCCCATCGCCTCTCTGATCTTCCTCGGCCCCACCGGCGTTGGCAAGACCCTGCTCGCCAAAACGTTGGCCGAATTCCTGTTTGGCAGCGACGAAGCGCTCATCAAGCTGGACATGAGCGAGTTCATGGAGCGGCACAATGTCAGCCGCCTGGTGGGCGCGCCGCCCGGCTACATTGGCTATGAAGAAGGCGGCCAGCTGACCGAGGCGGTGCGCCGTCGCCCCTATTCGGTCATCCTGCTCGACGAAATCGAGAAGGCCCACACTGAAGTGTTCAACATGCTCCTGCAGATCATGGAAGATGGGCATTTGAGCGATGCCAAGGGCCGCCGCGTGGACTTCCGCAACACCATCATCATCATGACCTCCAATGTGGGCGCACAATTGATCAAGCGCGCGACCAGCCTGGGCTTCATCCCAAACCGGGATGAAGAGAAGAAGGTTGAGGATGAGTACCAATCCATGCGCGAGCGGGTGACGGCAGACCTCAAGAAGACATTCCGACCCGAGTTCCTCAACCGCATTGATGGCGTGATGGTCTTCCGGGCGTTGACGAAGCCGCAGATCACCGACATCGTTGACTTGGAAATGAAACGGGTGCATTGGCAGCTCAGCGAGCACAACATCACCCTGCAGGTCAGCGAGGCAACCAAAGAGTTCATCGTCAACATCGGCTATGATCCCGACTACGGCGCGCGCCCGCTGCGTCGCGCGATTCAGAACCTACTCGATGACCCCCTGAGTGAGGGTGTCCTGGCCGGACGATTCGGCCCCGGCGATTGCGTGCTCGCCGACTACAACCCGGAGACCAAGCAAATCGAGTTCAAGGTGATTGCCTCCACGCCCGCCTTGCCAAGCGTGCTGGACGATCTTGTCATTGAGCAACTACTGGAGCCAGTCCTGGCCTAG